Proteins from one Bifidobacterium sp. ESL0732 genomic window:
- a CDS encoding DUF1684 domain-containing protein — translation MELFSRPASVSYDDIKAQSPEEFRKEWNQWRRLRLDYMKEPYGWLSLTSIDWLEDGESKTLDGFPGQWLQEGDAVTYIPPRDTAVTVTNRDVILNEPLRVNVPATGDFNLEDFYSGGVRAQLIKRIGLQHQFAVRIRDPHSPGIARLQNIPTFEPDQRWVFPASFEPAEQHEDLKVGAVVGGLSHDETSIGVLHVDFDGTKRDLIVFEAHNDDSGARRLDEKTGEFVYLNNRANITEEGHVLFRDATSGHETYGGARVIGFDNTDSASVSYVDFNRSMNLPCAFTVFCTCPFAPLQNTLPFPIEAGEKKPSVFGSLS, via the coding sequence ATGGAACTGTTTTCACGTCCCGCATCAGTCAGTTATGATGACATCAAAGCCCAGAGCCCCGAAGAATTCCGCAAGGAGTGGAACCAATGGCGTCGTCTGCGTCTTGACTATATGAAAGAGCCCTACGGCTGGCTCTCTTTGACAAGCATTGACTGGCTTGAAGATGGTGAGTCCAAGACGCTCGACGGTTTCCCAGGACAGTGGTTGCAGGAGGGTGACGCTGTGACTTACATTCCTCCTCGGGATACTGCCGTTACCGTCACCAATCGCGACGTGATCCTGAACGAGCCCTTGCGAGTCAATGTGCCGGCAACTGGCGACTTCAATTTGGAGGATTTCTACAGCGGCGGGGTACGCGCCCAGCTCATCAAGCGCATCGGCCTACAACATCAATTTGCTGTTCGTATCCGCGACCCGCATTCTCCCGGTATCGCCCGGCTGCAGAATATTCCCACCTTCGAACCCGATCAGCGCTGGGTCTTCCCGGCCTCCTTCGAACCCGCCGAGCAACATGAGGATTTGAAGGTGGGCGCAGTCGTCGGCGGATTGTCGCATGACGAGACCTCCATTGGGGTGTTGCACGTCGATTTCGACGGCACCAAACGCGACCTGATCGTTTTTGAAGCGCATAACGATGACTCCGGCGCACGTCGACTTGATGAGAAGACGGGCGAATTCGTCTATCTCAATAACCGTGCCAACATCACCGAGGAAGGACATGTGCTCTTCCGTGATGCCACCTCGGGCCATGAGACCTACGGCGGTGCCCGGGTGATTGGCTTCGACAATACCGATTCCGCGTCTGTGAGTTATGTGGACTTCAACCGCTCGATGAACCTGCCTTGCGCCTTCACAGTCTTCTGCACCTGCCCCTTTGCCCCGCTTCAGAATACCTTGCCCTTCCCGATTGAAGCGGGGGAAAAGAAGCCTTCGGTTTTCGGCTCGCTTTCCTAA
- the rpsG gene encoding 30S ribosomal protein S7 has protein sequence MSRKGPSKKHQLLPDPIYGSTVVAQLINKILLDGKKSIAEDIVYSALDMVKEKTEQEPVAVLKRALDNIRPSLEVRSRRVGGATYQVPVEVKPNRANALSLRWLTDFSRKRREKTMAERLANEILDASNGLGASVKRREDTHKMAEANKAFAHYRW, from the coding sequence ATGTCACGTAAAGGACCATCCAAGAAGCATCAGCTGCTCCCTGATCCGATCTACGGCTCCACCGTGGTCGCTCAGCTCATCAACAAGATCCTGCTCGACGGCAAGAAGTCGATCGCCGAAGACATCGTCTACTCCGCACTTGACATGGTCAAGGAGAAGACCGAACAGGAACCCGTCGCCGTTTTGAAGCGTGCGCTTGACAACATCCGTCCGTCCCTCGAGGTCCGTTCCCGCCGTGTCGGCGGCGCGACCTATCAGGTCCCAGTCGAGGTCAAGCCCAACCGTGCGAACGCCTTGAGCCTTCGCTGGCTGACCGATTTCTCCCGCAAGCGTCGTGAGAAGACCATGGCCGAGCGTCTCGCCAACGAGATTCTCGATGCCTCCAACGGTCTCGGTGCTTCGGTGAAGCGCCGCGAGGACACGCACAAGATGGCAGAGGCCAACAAGGCCTTCGCTCACTATCGCTGGTAA
- a CDS encoding transporter substrate-binding domain-containing protein: MFSHLKIRKITASIAVAASIVALSSACGQRGDASGQAQSGDAVKTVIVATSGRPAPMITVDKNGKLTGYEIELLKEANKLIPEYRFEYEKMDFEGVTAGIDSGKYQIGANFFNYTPERAEKFIFSKYPHYRDKAAVLAKPGFSATHHFNKLSDLGGYTVPVDPNGSAWQVFVEDFNKMFPSNPMKIEYTPADHATRLRQISQGQFDFGYGGRFHQKVYATDLGVNVEYIPIPDSAAQNTAQKKLLKSLQQETYFLFPKTDEGKKLSEAVDNALLKLHKNGKMQELSKHYLGFDMTGSNADWA; the protein is encoded by the coding sequence ATGTTTTCACACTTGAAGATCCGGAAGATAACAGCGTCTATCGCCGTAGCCGCGTCCATCGTAGCCCTGAGTTCGGCTTGCGGCCAGCGCGGCGACGCCAGTGGACAGGCCCAGTCCGGCGACGCAGTCAAGACCGTCATTGTCGCCACCAGCGGCAGGCCAGCCCCCATGATCACCGTCGACAAGAACGGCAAACTGACGGGATATGAGATCGAACTGCTCAAGGAAGCCAACAAACTCATTCCCGAATACCGGTTCGAGTACGAAAAGATGGACTTCGAGGGTGTCACCGCTGGTATCGACAGCGGCAAGTACCAGATAGGCGCAAACTTCTTCAACTACACGCCGGAACGCGCGGAGAAATTCATCTTCTCCAAGTATCCGCATTATCGCGACAAAGCTGCGGTGCTTGCCAAGCCCGGCTTCTCCGCAACCCACCACTTCAACAAGCTCTCCGACCTCGGCGGGTACACCGTCCCCGTTGACCCGAACGGTTCGGCCTGGCAAGTTTTCGTCGAGGACTTCAATAAGATGTTCCCGAGCAACCCCATGAAAATCGAGTATACGCCAGCCGACCATGCCACACGTCTGCGTCAAATCAGTCAGGGGCAGTTCGATTTCGGATACGGCGGCCGCTTCCACCAGAAGGTCTATGCCACGGATTTGGGCGTCAATGTCGAATACATACCTATTCCGGACAGCGCCGCACAGAACACCGCCCAGAAAAAGCTCCTCAAGTCCCTTCAGCAGGAGACCTATTTCCTCTTTCCGAAGACCGACGAGGGGAAGAAGCTCTCGGAAGCCGTCGACAACGCCCTGCTCAAACTGCACAAGAACGGCAAGATGCAGGAACTCTCCAAGCACTACCTAGGTTTTGACATGACCGGATCCAACGCCGACTGGGCCTAG
- the rpsL gene encoding 30S ribosomal protein S12, translated as MPTIEQLVRKGRKAKSKKSKTLALKGSPLRRGVCTRVYTTTPKKPNSALRKVARVRLSSGIEVTAYIPGEGHNLQEHSIVLVRGGRVKDLPGVRYHIVRGALDTQGVKDRKQGRSLYGAKKAK; from the coding sequence TTGCCTACTATAGAACAACTTGTCCGCAAAGGACGTAAGGCAAAGTCAAAGAAATCCAAGACTTTGGCCTTGAAGGGCAGCCCGCTGCGTCGCGGCGTGTGCACCCGTGTGTATACCACTACACCGAAGAAGCCGAATTCCGCGTTGCGTAAGGTCGCCCGTGTGCGCCTGAGCTCCGGCATCGAAGTAACCGCCTACATTCCGGGCGAGGGCCACAACCTGCAGGAGCACTCCATCGTGCTCGTCCGCGGTGGCCGTGTGAAGGATCTTCCTGGTGTGCGTTACCACATCGTGCGCGGCGCGCTCGATACCCAGGGTGTCAAGGACCGCAAGCAGGGACGCTCCCTGTACGGCGCAAAGAAGGCGAAGTAA
- a CDS encoding adenosine deaminase, with amino-acid sequence MTTKVTREFIDGLPKAELHLHIEGTLEPELKLKLAKRNNVDIGQTTIEEVRKTYQYDDLASFLAVYYPAMDVLQHEQDFYDLAFDYLRRAAANNIRHVEIFFDPQAHTSRGIAFATVINGLHRAIVDARALNVDADLVMCFLRDFSKESARKTLLEAMPYKDWILGIGLDSDEHNNPPLKFARQYEDAAAAGLHLTAHCDIDQVGSIDHIRQALEIMGVERIDHGTNIVEDPDLVAFVVNHGIGMTTCPLSNSFVTPEMKGTEIKELLGKGVKVCVNSDDPAYFGGYINDNYAALADQFNLTRDQVIQIARNSFDISWISDEKKALYQAQIDDYIANN; translated from the coding sequence ATGACCACTAAAGTGACACGCGAATTCATCGATGGGCTGCCCAAAGCCGAGCTTCATCTTCATATTGAGGGCACGCTGGAGCCGGAACTCAAGCTCAAGCTCGCCAAGCGCAATAACGTCGACATCGGACAGACCACCATCGAGGAAGTCCGCAAGACCTACCAATACGACGACTTGGCATCGTTCCTCGCTGTCTATTATCCGGCCATGGACGTTCTTCAGCACGAACAGGACTTCTACGACCTGGCCTTTGACTATCTTCGTCGTGCCGCAGCCAACAATATCCGTCACGTTGAGATTTTCTTCGACCCTCAGGCTCACACCAGCCGTGGCATCGCCTTCGCCACCGTCATCAACGGGCTGCACCGCGCCATCGTCGACGCCCGTGCGTTGAACGTCGACGCGGATCTGGTGATGTGCTTCCTGCGTGACTTCTCCAAGGAATCAGCCCGCAAGACGCTGCTTGAAGCCATGCCGTATAAGGACTGGATTCTTGGTATCGGCCTTGATTCCGACGAGCACAACAATCCGCCGCTCAAGTTTGCCCGCCAATATGAGGACGCCGCAGCCGCCGGACTACACTTGACGGCCCACTGCGACATCGACCAGGTCGGTTCCATCGACCACATCCGTCAGGCCCTCGAAATCATGGGCGTGGAGCGCATCGACCATGGCACCAACATCGTCGAGGACCCGGATCTCGTCGCGTTCGTGGTCAACCATGGCATCGGCATGACCACCTGCCCGCTCTCCAACTCCTTCGTCACCCCTGAAATGAAGGGCACGGAAATCAAGGAGCTACTGGGCAAGGGTGTCAAGGTCTGTGTCAACTCCGACGACCCGGCCTACTTCGGCGGCTACATCAACGACAACTACGCCGCTTTGGCTGATCAGTTCAACCTCACCCGCGACCAGGTCATCCAGATCGCTCGTAACTCCTTCGATATTTCATGGATCAGCGACGAAAAGAAGGCCCTCTATCAGGCCCAGATTGACGACTACATCGCCAACAACTGA
- the fusA gene encoding elongation factor G encodes MALDVLSDLNEVRNIGIMAHIDAGKTTCTERILYYTGKNYKIGETHEGASTMDFMAQEKERGITIQSAATTCFWNRQTHDPDKKFQINIIDTPGHVDFTAEVERSLRVLDGAVAVFDGKEGVEPQSETVWRQADKYGVPRICFINKMDKLGADFYYSVDTIKKKLGATPLVVQLPIGAENDFVGMVDLIRMKAYVWNDVTTDLGAHYDTVDIPDDLKDKAEQYRSELLDQVAESDDDLMEKYLDSGEMSDDEIRAGIRKLTIERKAYPVLCGSAFKDKGIQPLLDAVVDYLPSPEDVPAIVGFKPGDESQEIDRKPTMDDPFAALVFKISTHPFYGKLVFVRVYSGSIKPGDTVLDSTKDKKERVGKIFQMHADKENPVDAAEAGNIYTLVGLKNVSTGDTLCADNAPISLESMTFPDPVIEVAVEPKTKADQEKMSIALAKLADEDPTFQVKTDEESGQTLISGMGELQLDIIVDRMRREFKVECNVGNPQVAYRETIRKAVMNQEYTHKKQTGGSGQFAKVLMNFEPIPPEEGKDYEFVNEVTGGHITKEFIPSIDAGVQEAMESGVLAGFPVVGVKATVTDGQIHDVDSSELAFKIAGSMAFKTAAPKAKPVILEPIMAVEVRTPEEYMGDVMGDINSRRGNIQEMKDATGVKVIEAKVPLSEMFGYIGDLRSKTQGRAMFTMQMDSYAEVPKAVSEEIIKAQRGE; translated from the coding sequence ATGGCACTTGATGTGCTCAGTGACCTCAATGAGGTCCGCAACATCGGCATCATGGCCCACATTGATGCCGGTAAGACAACGTGTACAGAACGTATTCTGTATTACACCGGTAAGAACTACAAGATCGGCGAGACGCACGAAGGCGCCTCGACCATGGACTTCATGGCCCAGGAAAAGGAACGCGGCATCACCATTCAGTCTGCTGCGACCACCTGCTTCTGGAACCGTCAGACCCATGATCCCGACAAGAAGTTCCAGATCAACATCATCGACACCCCCGGCCACGTGGACTTTACGGCCGAGGTGGAGCGTTCGCTTCGCGTGCTCGATGGCGCCGTTGCCGTCTTCGATGGCAAGGAAGGTGTGGAGCCCCAGAGCGAAACCGTGTGGCGTCAGGCCGACAAGTACGGCGTGCCGCGCATTTGCTTCATCAATAAGATGGATAAGCTCGGCGCTGACTTCTACTACTCCGTCGACACCATCAAGAAGAAGCTCGGAGCCACCCCGCTGGTCGTGCAGTTGCCCATCGGCGCTGAGAACGACTTCGTCGGCATGGTCGACCTGATTCGCATGAAGGCCTACGTCTGGAATGACGTCACCACCGATCTCGGTGCTCACTACGACACCGTCGACATCCCTGATGATCTCAAGGACAAGGCCGAGCAGTATCGTTCGGAGCTTCTCGACCAGGTGGCCGAGTCCGACGACGACTTGATGGAGAAGTACCTCGATTCCGGTGAGATGAGCGACGACGAGATTCGTGCTGGCATCCGCAAGCTCACTATCGAGCGCAAGGCCTATCCGGTTCTCTGCGGTTCCGCCTTCAAGGACAAGGGCATTCAGCCGCTGCTTGACGCAGTGGTCGATTACCTCCCGAGCCCTGAGGACGTTCCCGCCATCGTCGGCTTCAAGCCCGGTGACGAGTCCCAGGAAATCGATCGCAAGCCCACGATGGACGATCCGTTCGCCGCGCTGGTCTTCAAGATTTCGACCCACCCCTTCTATGGCAAACTCGTGTTCGTGCGTGTCTATTCCGGCTCCATCAAGCCTGGCGACACCGTGCTCGATTCCACGAAGGACAAGAAGGAACGCGTCGGAAAGATCTTCCAGATGCACGCCGACAAGGAGAACCCCGTCGACGCCGCAGAAGCCGGCAACATCTACACGCTCGTTGGTCTGAAGAACGTCTCCACCGGCGACACTCTGTGCGCCGATAACGCTCCTATTTCTCTCGAGTCCATGACCTTCCCGGACCCGGTGATCGAGGTCGCTGTGGAGCCGAAGACCAAGGCCGATCAGGAGAAGATGTCGATCGCTCTAGCGAAGCTCGCCGACGAGGATCCGACATTCCAGGTCAAGACCGATGAGGAAAGCGGCCAGACGCTGATTTCCGGCATGGGTGAGCTCCAGCTCGACATCATCGTCGACCGTATGCGCCGCGAGTTCAAGGTGGAGTGCAACGTGGGCAACCCGCAGGTCGCCTATCGCGAGACCATCCGCAAGGCTGTTATGAACCAGGAATACACCCACAAGAAGCAGACGGGTGGTTCCGGCCAGTTCGCAAAGGTCTTGATGAACTTCGAGCCGATTCCTCCGGAGGAGGGCAAGGACTACGAGTTCGTCAACGAGGTCACCGGCGGCCACATCACCAAGGAATTCATTCCTTCGATCGATGCTGGTGTGCAGGAAGCCATGGAGTCCGGCGTGCTCGCCGGGTTCCCGGTGGTCGGCGTCAAGGCGACCGTCACCGACGGCCAGATCCACGATGTCGATTCCTCAGAGCTCGCATTCAAGATCGCCGGTTCCATGGCGTTCAAGACCGCTGCTCCGAAGGCCAAGCCTGTCATCCTCGAGCCGATCATGGCCGTTGAGGTGCGTACGCCCGAGGAGTACATGGGCGACGTGATGGGCGACATCAATTCCCGTCGTGGCAACATCCAGGAGATGAAGGATGCTACCGGCGTCAAGGTCATCGAGGCGAAGGTCCCGCTTAGCGAGATGTTCGGCTACATCGGCGATCTACGTTCCAAGACGCAGGGCCGCGCGATGTTCACCATGCAAATGGATTCGTATGCAGAGGTGCCGAAGGCGGTCTCCGAGGAGATCATCAAGGCCCAGCGCGGCGAATAA
- the tuf gene encoding elongation factor Tu — MAEKEKYERTKPHVNIGTIGHVDHGKTTLTAAISKVLHEEYPDLNPEYDFDQIDAAPEEKQRGITINIAHIEYQTAKRHYAHVDCPGHADFVKNMITGAAQMDGAILVVAATDGPMAQTREHVLLARQVGVPKILVALNKCDMVDDEELIELVEEEVRDLLEENGFDRDCPVIRTSAYGALHDDAPDHDKWVQTIKELMDAVDDYIPTPVHDLDKPFLMPIEDVFTISGRGTVVTGRVERGRIPVNAPAEIVGLRPTQTTTVTSIETFHKQMDEAEAGDNTGLLLRGINRDDVERGQVVAKPGTVTPHHKFEGEVYVLTKDEGGRHSPFFSNYRPQFYFRTTDVTGVITLPEGVEMVQPGDHATFSVELIQPVAMEEGLTFAVREGGHTVGSGRVTKVIE, encoded by the coding sequence ATGGCAGAAAAGGAAAAGTACGAGCGGACTAAGCCGCACGTTAATATTGGCACCATTGGCCACGTTGATCACGGTAAGACGACCCTGACCGCGGCCATCTCGAAGGTGCTGCACGAAGAGTACCCCGACCTCAACCCGGAGTATGACTTCGATCAGATCGATGCTGCTCCTGAAGAGAAGCAGCGTGGTATCACCATCAACATCGCCCACATCGAGTATCAGACGGCCAAGCGCCACTATGCTCACGTGGATTGCCCCGGCCACGCCGATTTCGTGAAGAACATGATCACCGGCGCCGCTCAGATGGATGGCGCGATCCTCGTGGTCGCCGCCACTGATGGCCCGATGGCTCAGACCCGCGAGCACGTTCTGCTCGCTCGCCAGGTAGGCGTGCCGAAGATTCTCGTTGCGCTCAACAAGTGCGATATGGTCGATGACGAAGAGCTCATCGAACTCGTCGAAGAAGAGGTCCGCGACCTCCTCGAAGAAAACGGCTTCGATCGTGACTGCCCGGTCATCCGCACCTCCGCCTATGGCGCTCTGCATGATGACGCTCCGGATCACGACAAGTGGGTCCAGACCATCAAGGAACTCATGGACGCCGTCGACGATTACATCCCGACCCCTGTCCACGACCTTGACAAGCCGTTCCTGATGCCTATCGAAGATGTCTTCACCATCTCCGGCCGTGGCACCGTGGTGACCGGCCGTGTTGAGCGTGGCCGTATCCCGGTCAACGCCCCGGCAGAGATCGTCGGCCTTCGTCCGACCCAGACCACCACTGTCACCTCCATTGAGACCTTCCACAAGCAGATGGATGAGGCCGAGGCTGGCGACAACACTGGTCTGCTGCTCCGTGGCATCAACCGTGACGACGTCGAGCGCGGCCAGGTTGTGGCCAAGCCCGGCACCGTGACCCCGCACCACAAGTTCGAGGGCGAAGTCTACGTCTTGACGAAGGATGAGGGCGGCCGTCATTCGCCGTTCTTCTCCAACTATCGTCCGCAGTTCTACTTCCGCACCACCGACGTCACCGGCGTCATCACGCTGCCGGAAGGCGTTGAGATGGTTCAGCCTGGCGATCACGCCACCTTCTCCGTCGAGCTGATTCAGCCCGTCGCGATGGAAGAGGGCCTGACCTTCGCAGTTCGTGAAGGCGGCCACACCGTCGGCTCAGGCCGTGTCACCAAGGTGATTGAGTAG
- the carA gene encoding glutamine-hydrolyzing carbamoyl-phosphate synthase small subunit produces MSQQAATAAQYSKDDAVLLLEDGQLYVGKPYGKLGSTFGEIVFATAMTGYQETITDPSYDQQIVVQTFPHIGDTGVNDEDPESKRVWVAGYVVRQPSPNVSNWRANDSLDDELQGDNIVGISNIDTRKLVRHLRSAGVMRAGIFSGDALLDEATGALRPVDALLQEVLASPKMQGARLYDHVSTNETYTVEPSGDFEGKEPLFTVAAVDLGIKGMTPHRLSERGCRVHVVPSTVTFDEIKALNPDGVFFSNGPGDPEEAVPEVDLLRQVLDAGYPFFGICFGNQLFGRALGFDTYKLKFGHHGVNQPVKDMTTGKVEITAHNHGFAVDAPIGKILESPYDNGKFGKVFVSHIDLNDDVVEGLQCVDIPAFSVQYHPEAAAGPHDAAYLFDRFVELMRAHKAGEPVSSVLATPTSLSQPNNNTTGQTAAADKENK; encoded by the coding sequence GTGAGTCAGCAAGCAGCAACAGCCGCACAGTATTCTAAGGATGATGCTGTGCTGTTGTTGGAAGACGGCCAGCTTTATGTAGGCAAGCCTTACGGCAAGCTTGGTTCGACGTTCGGTGAAATTGTTTTCGCGACGGCCATGACCGGTTATCAGGAGACGATAACCGACCCGAGCTACGATCAGCAGATTGTTGTGCAGACCTTCCCGCATATTGGCGACACAGGGGTCAACGACGAGGACCCCGAATCCAAGCGAGTCTGGGTGGCCGGTTACGTTGTGCGTCAACCCAGTCCGAACGTGAGCAATTGGCGGGCGAACGACAGCCTTGATGACGAGCTCCAAGGCGACAATATCGTTGGCATCAGCAATATCGACACCCGTAAACTGGTGCGTCATCTGCGCAGTGCAGGCGTGATGCGCGCCGGTATTTTCTCGGGTGATGCGTTGCTTGATGAAGCGACGGGTGCGTTGCGTCCTGTTGATGCGTTGCTGCAGGAAGTCCTAGCCTCGCCAAAGATGCAGGGAGCTAGGCTTTACGACCATGTGAGCACCAACGAGACCTATACTGTCGAGCCCAGCGGTGATTTCGAAGGCAAAGAACCCCTGTTCACTGTGGCCGCGGTTGATCTTGGTATCAAAGGGATGACACCACATCGCTTGTCCGAGCGCGGTTGTCGTGTGCACGTTGTGCCGTCCACCGTCACCTTCGACGAAATCAAAGCCTTAAATCCCGACGGAGTCTTCTTCTCGAACGGCCCGGGCGACCCGGAAGAAGCCGTCCCCGAAGTCGATCTGCTACGCCAGGTCCTCGATGCCGGATACCCCTTCTTCGGCATCTGCTTTGGCAATCAGCTTTTCGGACGTGCGCTCGGCTTTGACACCTACAAGCTCAAGTTCGGACATCACGGCGTCAACCAGCCGGTCAAGGATATGACCACCGGAAAGGTCGAGATCACCGCCCATAATCACGGGTTCGCGGTCGATGCCCCAATCGGCAAGATACTGGAATCGCCGTATGATAACGGTAAATTCGGCAAGGTCTTTGTTTCCCATATCGACCTGAACGACGATGTGGTTGAAGGCCTGCAATGCGTTGATATTCCTGCCTTCTCGGTGCAATATCACCCTGAAGCCGCCGCAGGTCCGCACGATGCCGCCTATCTCTTCGATCGCTTCGTGGAGCTGATGCGTGCCCACAAGGCTGGGGAGCCGGTCTCATCCGTACTCGCGACACCGACATCACTATCGCAGCCGAATAACAACACCACCGGTCAAACCGCCGCCGCTGACAAGGAGAACAAGTAA
- the efp gene encoding elongation factor P: MAQTSNDIKNGSVLNLDGQLWTVTKFQHVKPGKGPAFVRTTIKNVLSGKIVDRTFNAGMKMDFETVDNRTLQYSYEEGDSFVFMDMTTYDQVNIPKELVGDQAKYLLEGTDCIISFHDGTPLSVELPASVVLKVTQTEPGVQGNRSNAGTKPATVETGAEIQVPLFVGEGEMVKVDTRDGSYLGRENN, encoded by the coding sequence GTGGCACAAACTAGTAATGACATCAAAAACGGGTCGGTATTGAACCTGGACGGACAGCTCTGGACCGTCACGAAATTCCAGCACGTCAAGCCCGGCAAGGGTCCGGCTTTCGTGCGTACCACCATCAAGAACGTGCTCTCGGGCAAGATCGTCGACAGGACGTTCAACGCCGGCATGAAGATGGACTTCGAAACCGTTGACAACCGTACGCTGCAGTATTCCTATGAAGAAGGCGACAGCTTCGTCTTCATGGACATGACCACCTACGATCAGGTTAACATTCCCAAGGAGCTCGTCGGCGATCAGGCGAAGTACCTGCTTGAGGGCACCGACTGCATCATCAGCTTCCACGACGGCACTCCGCTGAGCGTTGAGCTTCCTGCATCCGTCGTGCTCAAGGTCACGCAGACCGAGCCTGGCGTACAGGGCAACCGTTCAAACGCCGGTACGAAGCCTGCCACCGTCGAAACCGGTGCCGAGATCCAGGTGCCGCTTTTCGTGGGCGAAGGCGAAATGGTTAAGGTCGATACTCGCGACGGTTCCTACCTCGGACGCGAAAACAACTGA
- a CDS encoding aldehyde dehydrogenase family protein encodes MKDTVAGLHKVFETGVTLSLAWRREQLGRMKRMITSHRKDLEEAIYLDLGKPAAETALMEIKLILDEIKFLEPRIERWSGRHHVAMPLLMQPARSWTIAEPKGVVLVISPWNYPLMLSLEPMVDAIAAGNCVCLKPSELSPNTSALLQRLIGEYLDPRAFAVVQGAVPETTELLKQSFDHIFYTGNGRVGSIVMEAAAKQLTPITLELGGKSPVFVDASANLGVAAGRIAWGRFTNAGQTCVAPDYVLTTPELVEPLAQKISAFTRKFFGDNPAQSASYGRIVNTKQFDRLAKLLPANGKTFSGGETDREHLYIAPTILTDVRTDDPVMQEEIFGPILPILAVHNTREAVTFINKRPKPLALYVFTRSKETRMLFERHTCSGALGFNLPLGHLLSSRLPFGGIGASGMGSYHGKAGFLEFSHVKTVTSKPTFPDTLRLAYPPYSARVSLLAGDFHPTTRHLHFRNPTGR; translated from the coding sequence ATGAAGGACACCGTGGCCGGACTCCACAAAGTATTTGAAACCGGCGTGACCCTGTCTTTGGCTTGGCGGCGGGAACAGCTTGGACGGATGAAACGCATGATTACGTCCCATCGAAAGGATCTCGAAGAGGCGATCTACCTCGACTTGGGCAAACCGGCGGCCGAAACCGCGCTCATGGAGATCAAACTCATACTTGATGAGATAAAGTTTCTCGAACCGCGTATCGAGCGCTGGAGTGGACGACACCATGTAGCCATGCCACTCTTGATGCAACCGGCGAGAAGCTGGACTATAGCCGAACCCAAAGGTGTAGTTCTGGTGATTTCTCCGTGGAACTACCCGCTGATGCTGAGCCTTGAGCCGATGGTCGATGCCATTGCGGCAGGCAATTGCGTGTGCCTGAAGCCTTCAGAGCTCTCTCCCAACACCAGCGCACTGCTGCAACGGTTAATAGGCGAATACCTCGATCCTCGAGCGTTTGCCGTAGTCCAGGGAGCCGTGCCGGAAACCACCGAACTGCTGAAACAGTCCTTCGACCATATTTTCTATACCGGCAACGGCAGGGTCGGCTCGATTGTGATGGAAGCTGCAGCGAAGCAGCTCACGCCGATCACACTCGAGCTTGGCGGCAAATCCCCGGTGTTTGTGGACGCGAGCGCCAATCTCGGCGTCGCGGCCGGACGTATCGCCTGGGGCCGCTTTACGAACGCCGGTCAGACTTGTGTGGCACCGGATTATGTCTTGACCACTCCGGAACTCGTCGAACCGTTGGCACAGAAAATCTCGGCTTTTACACGAAAGTTCTTTGGTGACAATCCTGCACAATCCGCAAGTTACGGACGCATCGTCAATACCAAACAATTCGACAGGCTCGCCAAACTGCTACCAGCCAACGGAAAAACGTTCAGCGGCGGTGAAACGGATCGTGAGCACCTCTATATCGCTCCGACAATTCTCACCGATGTCCGGACCGACGACCCGGTGATGCAGGAGGAAATCTTCGGACCGATTCTGCCGATTCTCGCCGTACACAATACTCGCGAAGCCGTAACGTTCATCAACAAACGTCCGAAACCCTTGGCGTTGTATGTCTTCACACGCTCGAAAGAGACCCGCATGCTTTTCGAACGGCATACCTGCTCCGGCGCGCTGGGCTTTAATCTGCCACTTGGCCACTTGCTTTCCAGCCGTCTTCCCTTCGGCGGAATCGGCGCGTCCGGCATGGGTTCTTATCATGGCAAAGCCGGATTCCTGGAATTCAGCCACGTAAAAACGGTAACCAGCAAGCCCACGTTCCCGGATACCTTGAGACTGGCTTATCCTCCATATTCCGCCAGAGTGAGTCTGCTGGCCGGCGATTTCCACCCCACCACACGACATTTGCATTTCCGAAATCCTACGGGCCGCTGA